The Saccopteryx leptura isolate mSacLep1 chromosome 2, mSacLep1_pri_phased_curated, whole genome shotgun sequence genome has a window encoding:
- the TRAPPC1 gene encoding trafficking protein particle complex subunit 1 isoform X2 → MTVHNLYLFDRNGVCLHYSEWHRKKQAGIPKEEEFKLMKDGFLAFQTSRYKLHYYETPTGIKVVMNTDLGVGPIRDVLHHIYSALYVELVVKNPLCPLGQTVQSELFRSRLDSYVRSLPFFSARAG, encoded by the exons ATGACTGTCCACAACCTGTACCTGTTTGACCGAAATGGAGTGTGTCTGCATTACAGCGAGTGGCACCGCAAGAAGCAAGCGGGGATCCCCAAGGAAGAG gAGTTCAAGCTAAT GAAGGATGGCTTTCTGGCCTTCCAAACTAGCCGTTACAAACTCCATTACTACGAGACGCCCACTGGGATCAAGGTTGTCATGAATACTGACTTGGGCGTGGGACCCATCCGAGATGTGCTGCATCACATTTACAGTGCG CTGTACGTGGAGCTGGTGGTGAAGAACCCCCTGTGCCCGCTGGGCCAAACTGTACAAAGTGAACTCTTCCGCTCCCGACTGGACTCCTACGTTCGCTCTCTGCCCTTTTTCTCTGCCAGGGCTGGCTGA
- the TRAPPC1 gene encoding trafficking protein particle complex subunit 1 isoform X1 yields the protein MTVHNLYLFDRNGVCLHYSEWHRKKQAGIPKEEEFKLMYGMLFSIRSFVSKMSPLDMKDGFLAFQTSRYKLHYYETPTGIKVVMNTDLGVGPIRDVLHHIYSALYVELVVKNPLCPLGQTVQSELFRSRLDSYVRSLPFFSARAG from the exons ATGACTGTCCACAACCTGTACCTGTTTGACCGAAATGGAGTGTGTCTGCATTACAGCGAGTGGCACCGCAAGAAGCAAGCGGGGATCCCCAAGGAAGAG gAGTTCAAGCTAATGTACGGGATGCTCTTCTCTATCCGTTCGTTTGTCAGCAAGATGTCTCCGCTAGACAT GAAGGATGGCTTTCTGGCCTTCCAAACTAGCCGTTACAAACTCCATTACTACGAGACGCCCACTGGGATCAAGGTTGTCATGAATACTGACTTGGGCGTGGGACCCATCCGAGATGTGCTGCATCACATTTACAGTGCG CTGTACGTGGAGCTGGTGGTGAAGAACCCCCTGTGCCCGCTGGGCCAAACTGTACAAAGTGAACTCTTCCGCTCCCGACTGGACTCCTACGTTCGCTCTCTGCCCTTTTTCTCTGCCAGGGCTGGCTGA